The window TGTAtaaaggggtagttcactcaaaaatttaaattatgtcattaatgactcatgtcgtaagacctccgttcatcttcgggacacagtttaagatattttagatcaagtccgagagctttctgtccctccattgaaaatgtatgtatggtatactagggctggacgattatggtctaaaatcaaaacctcgattaattgaTCATTTTACCTCGATTAGGATTAatgaacgatttttttttttttgccctcatagttcattgacaaggtttgtactgtaaatatgattgactatcagcagttattttatctatgttcttaacatttcttaatagggttcaaatcaaaaaaaaaaaaaaaaaattcaggatgaTTGCTATGCAAACTAGTTGTCATTTCAAATTGTTACAGCAGTGGGGGAAGATACATGggcaatatttagattttttgccttttttttacctaaaattcaGTTATACTTAGTCATGATAATTAGTCACTGTCCAACTGAAAACCATCAAGCTTTTTACAAGTTACACCACTGCAAAATTTGCACAGATCAGATCTTTTTGGATTGGatgttcacattattattattattattattactcctatattattttaatgtgactGTCACAGTGAAGCTCTGTGACTAGAGATTCCTATTATGAAAAGGACTCCTACTTTGACACTGGAAAAGGAACATACATTCATACACTTCGCCGTTTTGTGCAAAACGAACAGTACTTTGTGTTCAGTGCTGTGTAAACAGAATCCAACTCCTGCCCTCCAGTGTATGacatacaaacaaaattaaatatcacTTTACCAAACCTCTTTCCAGAGACAATTTCCCCTTGGCATTAGTGTGTATTATCAGTGTATGATTTTCTACATTGCATTAGATGTTAGCTGatgtcaattaataattaatcattcactcattcatttgaTTCGGAGTAAGGTTTTTGACCGTAATAGCTTCAGAAAAACAACTGTTTATCTTTCCATAAGATAACATAACACTATCAACATAACACTGGTAGCGTAGCATGGAAAGTACTAGCCTAAGTTTCAGAGTTTTTTGTGTTTGAATCTTAATATGATCCTAAATGGTTTGTTGAACATAAAATTATGTCttcatattaaaaatatcttgAATGTTATATGATTTTGTGTGCTTATTGGACGATTGTTTGTTTGATTCTGTATTCCCTCTGAACACATTTTGTTGTGCAATGAGCTAgaagatatttttattataatgatttctacaGCATTAAACATTAGTCATTACCATTAagattgaaaaatgttttttaaaaaacattatttctcttttttattatggTCATAGAATCAAAGACAATGGAAAGGGCAGCCCTGGGAAGACCTCTGTATATTGGTATGCTTTACGACTGCCAGGTGGTATATCTATATCAACTAATTCTCATTCATTTGAAACTACaagtctactaactctcagagtagactgttagggtaggtttagggttagtagaataagttgacatataCTTGCAAAGTTTCTCATAGTCAGTATGTTGTATGTTGTggacccatcaaaataaagtgttagaattcaattcaattcaattcaaagtttatttgtatagcgcttttttcaatatgaatcgttacaaagcaactttacagaaaataatgtttctacaatatttagtagtagcttatggtggtgactatcagtttgtgcacgtttgacaggatttgtagaaaaaatttatacaagacgtattcagctagacgatgaacattattaataatattaattaataattgttatatgatgcagtcaaacatgtagcaataattgttagttctgtttggtgattcagggttagcatcatctggggtcctctgagggtcagcatcatctcttctcaggtgttctgggtccagactgaagcttgtgtaaatcctagctacccgtggcaaaacatagaaacaaaatagagacatcattagcatagctgctgattcaataaagtaaaattagtttaacccaagctaatgaataaaaatgcacatttgatcagatgcaactacactcacaatttaagagatacattattcgaatgcttggcgaaagagatgcattttaatctagatttaaacagagagagtgtgtctgaaccccgaacattatcaggaaggctattccagagtttgggagccaaatgtgaaaaagctctacctcctttagtggactttgctatcctaggaactaccaaaagtccagcgttttgtgaccttagggagcgtgatgggttgtagcgtggtagaaggctagttaggtacgcaggagctaaaccaattagggccttataggtaagtaatgataatttgtaactgatacagagcttaataggtagccagtgcagagactgtaaaattggggtaatatgatcatattttcttgacctggtaaggactctaggtgctgcattttggactacctgtagcttgtttgttgaagaagcaggacaaccacctagaagtgcattacaatagtccagtctagaggtcatgaatgcatgaactagcttttctgcatcagaaacagataacatgtttcgtagcttggcaatgtttctaagatggaagaatgcagtttttgtaacattggaaatatgattttcaaaagacaaattgctgtctaatatgatacccagatttctgactgtagaggaagtaacagtacatccgtctagttctgtgtagtgttttttggtccaataattaatatctccgtcttatccgaatttaattggagaaaattatttgtcatccaatcttttacatttttaacacactctgttagcttagataattgagaattGATaatcgttgagatatatagctgagtatcatcagtggaagctaattccgtattttctaataatattaccaaggggcaacatgtatattgaaaatagaaggggacctaggacggatccttgtggcactccaaattttactgatgataaatgagatgacaccccacttaagtaaacaaaatggtagcgatcggacaggtaggatctaaaccatcttagagcctgcccttgaatacctgtatagttttgtaatctatctatgagtatgtcatggtctatggtgtcgaacgcagcactaagatcaagtaagactagaaatgagatgcagccttgatttgacagaaggagcaggtcatttgtaattttaacaagtgcagtttctttgctatggtggggcctgaaacctgactgaaattcttaatacagatcatttttatgcaggaaggtgctcaattgagcagacacaactttttcaaaatttttgacataaatggaagatttgaaataggcctataatttgccagtacactaggatctagttttggtttcttaaaaagaggcttgataaccgccagcttgaatggttttgggacgtgagctaaagataacaacgagttaatgatattgagaagcggttcttcggctacaggtaacaactctttcagtaatttagtgggtacagatctaataaacatgttgttggtttagatacagtgataagtttatttagctcttcctgtcctatagttgtaaagcactgtagtttatctttgggtgcgatggatgaaactgaagtgttagatgatgtagaatctacattcgctattgtatttctaatgttatctattttatcagtgaagaaattcataaagtcattactatttaacgttggtggaatatttgaatcaggtggcgtctggtaatttgttaatttagccactgtgctaaataaaaaccttggattgttttggttattttctatgagtttgtgtatatgctctgccctagcagtttttagagcctgtctattgctggacatactgtttttccatgcaattctaaaaacttccaagttagtttttctccatttgcgttcaagactacgagtttctttcttgagagagtgagtattactgttataccatggcaagttattaagcagacagtctaatgactgctagttgacatatagttgcaaagttacttactgttacTAGAATGTTTACAGTggacaatcaaaataaagtgttatacctttttttcttttcaccaaATGTTTAATCATGACCAGTCCTTGTGAAACAAAACTATAATACCtgcacatttgcatttacatttacaacagTACATCACTCCCTCatacataaaataacacttaaagCCATTTTTAATTTCAGGTGTTACACTCTGGGATAAGAAATCATTGAGTGAAAATTTGGACACTCGTCAACAGACCCAGACAAATCTGCTGTTCAGTAGCACTGATTCTCTCTCTAGTAAGTCCAACCTCCTGGGTGTAAGTGCTTCCCTGAAGGCCAGTTTCTTGGGGGGGCTTGTGGATGTGGGAGGATCTGGCAAGTTCCTGCATGACACCAAATCCTCAAATCAATAGTCCAGAGTTACAATGTATTACAGAGAAACCGCAAAATATGAATAGCTCACTATGTCCCAGCTGGGCCAGTTCATCTACCCTGAGGTGTTTGACAAGAAAACTGCAACTCATGTGGTCACGGCAGTACAGTATGGAGCTCAGGCCCTCATGGTGTTTGATCGGACATTTTCAGAAGACGAGAACAAGCAGGAGATTGAGGGAGAACTGAATATCATGTTCAAGAACATCCCTTCATTTTCAATTGATGCAGAAGCATCTGGCAGTATGAAAGAACATGAAAAGAAAAAGGCTGAGAAAATCACCTGCATATTTCATGGGGATGTCCTACTTGAGGAGAACCCCACCACATACATGGAATCCATTGAGATATACAAGAAGCTCCGCATTCTGCTGAAGGAGAATCCACAGAATATGGTTCCAATAAAAGTCTGGCTCCATCCTCTTCATCTGTTAGAGAACAAAGCAGCTCGGCTCGATAGAAAAATGACCACAAGTCTGATTTCTGACGCTGATCATATAATCAAGGAGCTTGGAGAGGCAGAGAGGACACACAATGACCTGTGAATTGGTCAATGCTCTTAGTGACATCAAAGAGAGActgcaattatttaataaatcattttgcaTGTACAAGACAATGTTCATAGAAGCAGTCGGCAGGGTCTTGCCTGTTATTCAAAGAGGAATGGAAGAGGAAAATTTCTGGAAGACATCCTGAAGATCCACAGGAGCTCCCCATTCAGTGCTGATATGCTTAAGTCGTGGTTAAATGATGCAAGGTCTGAACTTCTCATCTTGAGTTCTTACATCAAGATGCTACAGGGGATCGATATCAAATACTCAGTTGATCTCACTACCACCTTATTTGATCCTGAAGTTGATGCAGTGGTGGGCTTGACCTTCACATGTCTGAAGTATAAAGACTCATATATTTCAAGCCTGAAGGAGTATATTGAATCTGACAAGTTTAAAGAGCTAGAAGAGAGTAAAACTTTTTCTGTTAAATCTGTTCAAAAGTGGTTCAATGAACACCGCTGGAGTGATGCTGGGTTAAAGTGGTTTAATGAACGCAGTGAGAGTGATACTGggttttctgtgaaatctgtcacAAAGTGGTTCAATGATAACAGTGTCTCAATGAACATAAGAGAGAACTTGTCTCAATTCAGGTGGTTTGCAGAGGCCAATAAATATGAAAAGAGAATCCACTTCAGTATTTCTGCCATCTCCAATCCCAACATTGCAGGCTCCTCCATCTATCTCTATGAAAAAGGGAAACTGACAGAAAAACAGTTCAAGTCTGTGTCCAACCCCGCCACCCCCACCAATAGTGAAAAATGTATGGGACCAAGCTGTGTACCTTAAACTGCAGAAGTCTTCATCTAGAGACAGAGTGCAGTACAGAGTGGAATACAAGCGGGTGAAACCACATTCTGGAGCTGAGGAACCATGGCCTCATATTGACACATATGAAGAATTGGAGTCTGGAAAGCATTACCTGATCCGCTGCAGGATTGTTCACCCCTTAGAGCTGCTCCATCTTTATCGGTTTTTAAATCCCTTCTGAAAACTCAATTGTTTTCTGAAGCATTTGCTAATTAATTGTTGCATAGCATTAAttgtagcatattttattttatctatgatCAATatgttgtacagcactttggtcagtcatgtgattgttttaaatgtgctttataaataaaagaacTAGAACTAGAACTATATGGCAGACTGTCGCTGCACATGTTGCACAAAGCTGTAGTTGAATctactttttaaagattttacagATATACAGATACCTGCATGCTTCCAAAACCATGACGAGAATGGTTTTAATTAGGACATATGCCTATTGTTGAAATATATGATGAGGAAAAATAACACTGTTGagttattaataatatcaccaatGTTTTGGAAAAAGGATCATCTAAAAGGACTATTAGTATCTCAAATAACCCAAAGAGCATTGCATTTCAGATGAAACTGAAGCGCAAATAAACACTGGTGAACTGAAGTGCTTTGCAAGTGGATTAATAAACTCAAACAAATACATCATATGTCCATATGAATTACcaatcagaataaaataaatgtatatcatCCTTTTCTAGATTGATCGTCCGAGTATGAGTACATGTGCACATCCttaatccaaagcaatttacagctGGATAATACTGTTGTTAACTGATTAATCTTAAGAAGACATGAGAAGTGCCAGTAATGCATAGATTCAGTCATTGTTCAGACAGTATAAGCTACAACAGAATGAGTTTAATAATAGTGCAGACATATTtaagaaacagattttttttttaagatgtaataAAGTGCTCATGGAAAAgatacgtctttttttttttatttgttcttgaaAATTGTTAGGGATTCAGCTGTTTGGATGGAACTGAGAAGATCAATCCAGCAGCAAGGAAGAGAGATTTTGTGGCTCTGTTTGATGGAACCTCAGATGCAACTCACTCACTGACAGCAGCCTAGTGGAGGGGATACAGACTTCTAGGAGAGTAGTGGTAGAAGGGTGCAGAACTTGTTAATTTTCTAAGAGGGAAGCACCAGTTTATTGAACTTGATGCAAGCTGCAACCAGAATCCAGTGCAGAGAGCTAACCAGAGGTATGATATAGGACGTGGGTTATTTTGGTGTCACTGAAGAAAAGATGTGTtgctgcattttattaatttgctgGAGTTTGATAGCACATGTTCGAAGTCCTTCCAGAAGAGCACCATAAAAAAAACCATCGTAGAAATGACAAGGGCTTGGAAGAGAAAGTTGTGTTGCATGCTCTGctaggaagggtctaatcttcctaatgttttGCAGTGCAAACCTGCATGATTGTGCCATTTTTGCAACGCGATCTTTAAAGATATGTTGATCATCAaggattaaactaaaataattggcCGAATttgatgtgattattttaaaatcgTATTATAAGAGACTGCTAACAACtgtcattaattaatcaaatatgttttgctaaaatattatttgtactaAATAAGAAgagatataatataaaaattctagaaaatgttaaaattctaatattttcaaGTTTACCAGCACTACAATCTCAGAACAAATGACACAAATCAGtttaaaacagaaagaataaaGGCATAGATACTTTTTTTCACCCCTTTTTTTTGGTCTATATCTTTGTTTACTGTgtatcacaataatccatcatGTCATCACATTCATGATACATATGgttgtgcatatttaattaaaaaaaaaacaaaaaaaacatgacgtGTGCATACACGGTGCTGGTTCATGTTGAAACAAAAATTGAAACACGCTTGCTCTGATCCAGATATGAACTATAATCTGTGCCAGTGGCATACACGGGTGAGGGTGAGGGTGAGGGTGGGTTTTGACATCATCGATAGAAATCAAGGTCCGGGGATGCATACATCAGAACGAAAGCGCATATTAGCATCGACGATTAAAGGGATTAAGTAATTGGATCATTTCATTCTCATTACTAATAGTGAGAAAAGCTCAGAAAACTGATAATGTAGATGCGTACTCTCCAAGCATAACAGCCAATCACCTCTCCAAATTAATGCATATATCAAAATTTTTGTGACATTGGTTTAACTTTGctttttgtacaataaaaacaaaatggctatggaaaaaataaagattttgccCCCCctaaataatacaacaaaatgaGTGCTAATATTGTATTCAGTGATCTGGAACCAATACACATGTTGActtctcaaaaaatttgttttatggGTTTCACTTTAAATACCTCCCTTCCCCAAGAAACCTACAAGAACGTACATGTGAAGTAAGATTTAAACCAGTGGAATGTGGTGAATTATGATTAATAGTGTCAGCAGCTGCAGACAATCTATCAGAAAGAGAAATGACGATTTGGACTAAGCTCTTATGCTCCATAGAGCTTCTGTAACAGACAGCAGGGCAGTTTTGTTTGAGTGGCCCTCAACCGGTTTGGGTCGGTCTGGTGCTGATGGAGAAAAAGCAAGCACTGGTGTGGACAAAAGAGAACAGCCATTGTCTAGACATGTACATAGAGTGGAGAATAAGGGATTCGTGGCAATATTCACATTTAATGATGCAAATTGGGTGTAAGAAGGAAGGGAGGATGACAGGACAGAGGAGGAAAGGAAAAAGATAAGAAACAGTGGCACAACCAAATTTACACTGACCATTTCAAGCTGAGTTTATAATATCGCAGATGTTTGAAGGCATCATCAGATATTCTGGAGATATTCTTATATATGTGTATAGCACACATCTAGTGTTTCAAATGGGTGTAcaatttctgacatttttttttttatgggaaatTTTTCTGGGCAGTTTTGGAAATATTCCAAGTTGGAAAATTACCAGGGAATTTGGGGAAATAAATTAGAAATCTGGGGAAGTTTATAAAACTATATTGTCAAGGTGAgaaagaggcgaagactcaaatGCAGGCAGAATGGTCcttttagaatcagaatcagaatgagctttattgccaggtatgttcacacatacaaggaatttgctttcgtgacagaagctccacagtgcaacataatgacagtgaaagaacaaaaaacacaagatgtaataaaaaataaaaatacaaataggtaGATAAGGAACAAAAATATACCAATTGAaaatgtatggcaggtatattacaatgag is drawn from Carassius auratus strain Wakin unplaced genomic scaffold, ASM336829v1 scaf_tig00216267, whole genome shotgun sequence and contains these coding sequences:
- the LOC113097417 gene encoding stonustoxin subunit alpha-like, giving the protein MSQLGQFIYPEVFDKKTATHVVTAVQYGAQALMVFDRTFSEDENKQEIEGELNIMFKNIPSFSIDAEASGSMKEHEKKKAEKITCIFHGDVLLEENPTTYMESIEIYKKLRILLKENPQNMVPIKVWLHPLHLLENKAARLDRKMTTSLISDADHIIKELGEAERTHNDL